Proteins encoded by one window of Kribbella italica:
- a CDS encoding GntR family transcriptional regulator, with the protein MGENKTTADKMTYERVADVLREQIKSGQLAPATVLPSERQFAETYAVTRETIRRAIAQLRTEGLVQVLHGRGAFVRRPGDWPTQTYSRTITVDGDGNYVDSESTVGEWRDIQPPRMYQTNAEAPLALAFGVAQGTVFHASDRDLENQTGTRIFVRSYLPDFVATQFPDLVDGAYVSARQTYAAARNAGMQLDFDDYVAARNPTPDDAHSLRIPDGIPMLITRRIVASEGKPIIMQETHRSGEETQLHYRPSI; encoded by the coding sequence GTGGGCGAGAACAAGACGACGGCAGACAAGATGACGTACGAGCGCGTTGCCGACGTGCTGCGCGAGCAGATCAAGTCCGGCCAGCTTGCGCCTGCCACCGTCCTCCCGTCGGAGCGCCAGTTCGCGGAGACCTACGCAGTCACCCGCGAGACCATCCGGCGAGCGATCGCCCAGTTGCGCACCGAGGGACTCGTGCAGGTCCTCCACGGCAGAGGCGCGTTCGTTCGCCGCCCCGGAGACTGGCCGACGCAGACCTACTCCCGCACCATCACCGTCGACGGCGACGGCAACTACGTCGACAGCGAATCGACCGTCGGCGAATGGCGAGACATCCAACCGCCTCGCATGTACCAGACCAACGCTGAAGCCCCGTTGGCGCTCGCATTCGGTGTTGCCCAAGGCACCGTTTTCCACGCGTCCGACCGGGACCTGGAAAACCAGACGGGAACCCGAATCTTCGTCAGAAGCTACCTGCCTGACTTCGTGGCAACGCAGTTCCCCGACCTTGTCGACGGCGCCTATGTCTCAGCGCGGCAAACCTACGCGGCGGCCCGCAACGCCGGCATGCAACTCGACTTCGACGACTACGTCGCCGCCCGCAACCCCACCCCGGACGATGCGCACTCACTTCGCATCCCCGACGGCATACCGATGCTCATCACCCGACGAATCGTCGCCAGCGAAGGCAAACCGATCATCATGCAAGAGACCCACCGCAGCGGCGAGGAGACGCAACTCCACTACCGACCGAGCATCTAG
- a CDS encoding helix-turn-helix transcriptional regulator has product MNSELDRDPLWDIDRVAAYLKIPKWTLYGWRRRRYGPRAVRMGRHLRYDPADVIAWKEELKEAEASAD; this is encoded by the coding sequence ATGAACAGCGAGTTGGACCGTGATCCGCTCTGGGACATCGACCGCGTTGCGGCGTACCTGAAGATCCCGAAGTGGACGCTCTACGGCTGGCGGAGGCGACGTTACGGGCCGCGGGCTGTCCGGATGGGCCGCCACCTTCGGTACGACCCGGCCGATGTCATTGCGTGGAAGGAAGAGCTGAAAGAGGCGGAGGCCAGCGCAGACTGA